Below is a genomic region from Terriglobales bacterium.
GAGTTCATCGACGGTCATGGGGGCAGCCAGCAGGTAACACTGAATCAGGGTGAAGCCCATGGCCAGCAGGACTTCCAAATCGGCGTAGCGGTCCACGCCTTCGATGACGGGCTGGGCCCCGAACTCGCGGCCCAGATGCAGGATGGAATCCAGAACAGCGCGTCGGTAGGGATCGGAGACACAACCGACAACGATCGACGAGTCCACCTTCACGTAGTCGGGCTTGCAGTCCAGCAGCATGCGATAGTGCGAGTGGCCGCTGCCCAGGTCGTCCAGGGCGATGCGGACTTCGTTCTCACGCAGCAGGTTGAGGCAGGAGATCAGGTTCGGCCGGTCCCAGGAAGGGGTTTGTTCCACGACCTCAAGAATGAGGCGCGAGGGGGCCACAGAATTCGTGGCGGCGGTCTCCAGCAGGAAGCCGGCGAAATCGCGTTCGCTACCCAAGGTGGAGGCATGAACGTTGAGGGAGACATCCACATCCGGCGGCAGATCGCGGACGGCGTCGAGGATGGTGCGCACGCAGGCGCGGTCGACGGCCGCCTCCTGCCGCTTGCGGCGAACGTACTCAAAGAGGACTCCGGCCGGCTCGAGGATGGTCCCTTTAGGCCCACGCGTCAGGGCTTCGACGGCGTGCAGCCGCTGGCCACGGGAGGAGACTTCGAAGAT
It encodes:
- a CDS encoding EAL domain-containing protein, with the protein product MKTGCLLPAVLEPGGLSTRLQPIFEVSSRGQRLHAVEALTRGPKGTILEPAGVLFEYVRRKRQEAAVDRACVRTILDAVRDLPPDVDVSLNVHASTLGSERDFAGFLLETAATNSVAPSRLILEVVEQTPSWDRPNLISCLNLLRENEVRIALDDLGSGHSHYRMLLDCKPDYVKVDSSIVVGCVSDPYRRAVLDSILHLGREFGAQPVIEGVDRYADLEVLLAMGFTLIQCYLLAAPMTVDELQACEWFAGRSGYVRPSLLLREMAASRKMPASANPLAPALLQLEFGG